A genomic window from Verrucomicrobiia bacterium includes:
- a CDS encoding GntG family PLP-dependent aldolase: protein MKAIDLRSDTVTRPSPGMRRAMYEAEVGDDVFGDDPTVQILEERVAELFGKEASVFVPSGTMGNQISLKVLSSPGDELLLDENSHIFNYEVGAPAALSGLLVHPLKGERGHLTALQIESHVRGSDLHLPPTRVVAVENTHNRAGGTIASLDEFKRIKQVAVTRQLKLHLDGARLWNASVATGIPLADWAAPFDTVMSCLSKGLGCPVGSMVVGNKETIAKARKVRKLFGGGMRQVGILAAAGLYALEHNFARLAEDHANARHLATGLANLSGLQVDLDSVQTNIVIVDLKPSGKSVPDVVARLREEGVRVVPFGPTRIRAVCHLDVGREDIDKVLEVFCRHFEPIRVPAAFPSGTPETEKPTPYAARRVRADLAELISAFADGRLENEYYLSLRTGRIHLLTDRSSEEERQELYQSEEDYILLPKKRSRDGYQDLLDFIAGVGDAGLKEKLSTAVQGQGAFRRFKDVLLAYPEDRRKWFTFSGERDEARLREWMKENQIALDLL from the coding sequence ATGAAGGCAATCGATTTGCGCTCCGACACGGTCACCCGCCCCTCCCCCGGCATGCGAAGAGCGATGTACGAAGCCGAAGTGGGGGATGATGTTTTCGGGGACGATCCGACCGTCCAAATTCTGGAGGAACGAGTAGCCGAACTTTTCGGCAAAGAGGCCTCCGTTTTCGTCCCTTCCGGGACAATGGGGAATCAGATTTCCCTTAAAGTTTTAAGCAGTCCCGGCGACGAACTGCTCTTGGATGAAAACTCGCATATTTTCAATTACGAAGTGGGTGCGCCGGCCGCCCTCTCCGGTCTTCTCGTTCATCCGTTAAAAGGGGAGCGGGGGCACTTGACCGCCCTGCAAATTGAATCTCACGTGCGCGGATCTGATTTGCACTTACCTCCCACACGCGTGGTGGCCGTGGAAAACACGCACAACCGCGCCGGAGGGACGATTGCCTCCCTGGATGAGTTCAAACGAATCAAGCAGGTCGCCGTCACCCGTCAGTTGAAACTGCATCTGGACGGCGCCCGTTTGTGGAACGCCTCGGTCGCCACCGGCATTCCGCTGGCCGACTGGGCCGCTCCTTTTGACACGGTGATGTCCTGTCTCTCCAAGGGGCTTGGCTGCCCGGTGGGGTCTATGGTGGTTGGCAATAAGGAGACGATAGCCAAAGCCCGCAAAGTCAGGAAGTTGTTCGGAGGCGGCATGCGCCAAGTGGGGATTCTCGCCGCCGCCGGGCTGTACGCCTTGGAGCACAATTTTGCCCGGTTGGCGGAGGACCACGCCAATGCCCGGCACCTTGCCACCGGTCTGGCAAACCTGTCCGGTTTGCAGGTCGATCTGGATTCCGTTCAAACCAACATTGTCATAGTGGATTTAAAACCATCCGGCAAATCTGTTCCGGACGTCGTTGCCCGGTTGAGGGAAGAGGGTGTGCGGGTCGTTCCCTTCGGCCCCACCCGCATCCGCGCCGTCTGCCATCTGGATGTAGGCCGGGAGGACATTGATAAGGTGCTGGAGGTTTTCTGCCGCCACTTCGAACCCATTCGCGTCCCCGCAGCCTTCCCCTCCGGAACACCGGAGACCGAAAAGCCGACTCCCTATGCCGCCCGCCGGGTGCGGGCCGATTTGGCGGAGCTGATAAGCGCCTTTGCCGACGGACGGCTGGAAAACGAGTATTATCTTTCGTTGCGCACGGGCCGTATTCACCTTTTGACCGACCGGAGCAGCGAGGAGGAAAGACAGGAACTGTATCAATCGGAGGAGGACTACATTCTTCTTCCCAAGAAGCGGAGCCGGGACGGCTATCAGGACCTGCTCGATTTTATCGCCGGTGTCGGCGATGCCGGCTTGAAGGAAAAACTTTCCACCGCCGTGCAGGGACAGGGGGCC